The proteins below are encoded in one region of Apium graveolens cultivar Ventura chromosome 4, ASM990537v1, whole genome shotgun sequence:
- the LOC141718348 gene encoding ethylene-responsive transcription factor RAP2-2-like has product MCGGAIISDMVPPSRPVRPLTADVLWSMSCMQKNPNNYRSKPLRSLNDDFEADFLRFDQDQQVFSASVHHTNALAPNDEPKKSLTRKRNNKYRGIRQRPWGKWAAEIRDPRKGVRVWLGTYNTAEEAARAYDSEARTIRGRKAKVNFPVGVSPPVTNTNIHKDVTNSAQRSLNLNFKLINHADSDYYSSVDFVEEKPKPYVYDDSSKRASQYFTSEKGSDLYDYFDAGGGDTSSKTLEISSLASLKSDGAQYSENASPCKKLKPDSTGSGSFVETKEKKPEEIRIFETEMKYFQMACMDGNWDASLDAFLAEDTTPDAGNSINLWAFDDLPTSVGGAL; this is encoded by the exons ATGTGTGGAGGCGCTATCATTTCCGACATGGTTCCGCCTAGCCGGCCAGTTCGTCCACTGACTGCTGATGTTTTATGGAGCATGAGTTGCATGCAGAAAAATCCCAACAATTACCGCTCCAAGCCTTTGAGATCTCTGAACGACGATTTCGAGGCCGATTTTCTAAGGTTTGATCAGGATCAACAGGTTTTCTCTGCTTCCGTTCACCATACAAATGCACTAG CACCCAATGATGAACCGAAAAAATCATTGACGAGAAAGAGGAATAATAAGTATAGAGGGATAAGACAACGCCCTTGGGGCAAATGGGCTGCTGAGATCCGTGATCCGAGGAAAGGTGTAAGAGTTTGGCTTGGAACTTACAACACTGCTGAAGAAGCTGCAAGAGCTTATGATTCTGAGGCGAGGACTATTCGAGGAAGGAAAGCCAAAGTGAATTTTCCTGTTGGAGTATCTCCACCTGTTACCAACACAAACATCCACAAGGATGTCACAAACTCGGCTCAGCGCAGTCTGAATCTCAATTTCAAATTGATTAACCATGCGGATAGTGATTATTATAGCTCTGTAGACTTTGTCGAAGAAAAACCTAAGCCTTATGTTTATGATGATTCATCAAAAAGGGCTTCCCAGTATTTTACCTCTGAAAAAGGAAGTGACTTGTATGATTATTTTGACGCTGGTGGTGGCGATACTTCATCCAAAACTCTGGAGATATCATCTTTAGCTAGTCTAAAATCCGACGGAGCTCAATATTCGGAAAATGCTAGCCCCTGTAAGAAGCTGAAGCCCGACTCAACGGGCTCTGGTTCATTTGTAGAAACTAAAGAGAAGAAGCCAGAGGAAATTCGTATTTTCGAGACAGAGATGAAGTATTTCCAGATGGCATGTATGGATGGCAACTGGGATGCTTCATTAGATGCATTCCTAGCTGAAGACACAACTCCGGATGCCGGGAATTCAATCAATCTTTGGGCTTTTGATGATCTTCCTACCTCGGTTGGGGGAGCTCTCTGA